The DNA sequence ACATTATTCACAATAATTATGCTGGAGAAAATGCAAAATTCAaatagaatttatttaaaatgatgttACTACTTACTACATAAGCacgaggaaagaaagaaaagtaagtAACAAATGGAAAACATCCGTAATCACAAAGCTTGTCTaaaaccacaaaaaataacaaacagaAGCAACCCTAACCCCAACCCTAAAAGGAGATAGATAGATATGTGTGCACGTACCCTGATAAGCTTCGTTTATGTCTTGGAATCGCGAGGTAGCAGAGTTCTGGTCTTTGTGCTTGTCCGGGTGCCACTTCTGCGTCGTGCACAACGAGACCCACATAGATGGATTAGGCCCAATCGAAAagcccaacaaaaaaaaatgcttacaaCACAACACAACGCACCAGCGCGAGGCGAATGTAATTGGAGCGAATAGCGTCATCCGTGGCGTCGTAATCCACTTCCAGTATCTTGTAATAATCCTGCCCCCAACACAAAACGCAGTTATTACACAAACAAACAGTCCCTAATTTTGAGAAGTTTGAAAAAGGACCTTGGGCCTGGAGAGGGCGGAGAAGAAATCGAATTTGAGGTGGGAATCGGGTTGGGGTAGGTCGTGTTTGGGGATGGTGTCTTGGTAATCGTCCCATTCCCACATCATGTTGTGTTTGAGTTTGTGAGTGAGAGGAACGAAAGAAATTGAATTGAGTAAAGTGCTTCTTTTCTTTGTCTCTCTGTGTCTCGGCGTGCTGCGTACGACTCGTTTATGCCGCACTTAACATTCTCCCCACGAAAATTCTAGATATGGAATTACTCaccatttcaattttattttttattttttgagtttcttttatgaatatttcaaatttattagaaattatcatttttaatgggTTCTGCTTTTAGATTAAGAGATAATAATTGAATGTGAAGTAAAATTCACTAAAATTATGACTTTTaatgaatttcaaaataaatgatcaatttagtccttttaaaatcaattttactgtCATTTGATCTCAGAAATTaagataaactaaaataaatcctaaaaaaatttagtgtttCGTTTGAGttcctaaaaataattttttttctcatttgatCTCTAATCTTGGGGCTTAAGTAATAATAACAGTATAAgtttaaagatgaaaatgagagaaaatgaataattttagaTGCCTGAATGAAATTCTAaagaaaattagtaatttatttttagtttttcttagttttaaagactaaaataagaGCAAAATACAAATGTAAGGATTAAATTGGTCCTTTACACTAAATTTTAAGTATTcatataaagatttaaaaagAGAATGATCATTAGCATTCatctttgttaaaaatataaaatagtataaCATTTTATGAGTTTCGTTCTGcaataaattttattggttttaaatatatctttagtctctcaatttaaatttaagatttatctttttaattttgtaagttgaaaaaaatgttttagtttttcttcaaTGACTTTTGCTAAGGAAAAACAATGCACTCATATTGTAAACTATACTGATGATAATAATGATGCAAAGTTATATTGAGTTGTCTTATTCTCTTggttaataaaaactaatattttaacaaaaattaatatttattaataaaaaaatattatgttgtcATATATATAAGCAAGTTTTAATCTAAAGCAAAGTCTCTAATAACACTAGACTAAAGAACTAAAATAggattattgttttttaatttaaagaactaaaatcatATGTAAATCTTTATCATTATAGTTTgtaataaattgaattaattataaaaaaatatgatagaaGAGTAtgttataattactttttttagatattttttttcgtttaaactacatatatttcttataaaatataattttattcaagttaaaattattataaacgaTGAAAAAATTTATCGATATTTAACGTAATTTGAAAACTTGAACTAGAGACCTCTATCTCATTTCTTCtggatatttattatattataatggcATGATTGGTGTgaacaaaatatatcattttctttccaaaaacaTATCTCTTATCGTGCAAGCGAATGTGTAACGATACGATTCACAATTTCACGACAAAAATCGTAAGGTTCTAGCGTATAGATGTGACTTacgatattattatatatacaggCACACATATGATTTGCAAAAAAACAACCAATTACGACATGTTCGGTTGATTGACTTGATTCGGTGATTTTTTTATCTTGGTTTATTTCGAATAAATTACAATTGAATGGTGCAAGTGGTGTTTGGTTGGCTCAAGTTGGGGATACGTTGACTCACGTCACTTCTATGCTGGTTgggtttttttataataaaaaagagaatataGTTATATCATTCATTTATGATTAATGAAAAAATGcagaaagaaatataattaaaaacataaaagcttacataaaattttaaaatccttACTAAGTTATGAGCTAAAcaattaatttctctttttacaaaagacaaaatttgtatttttgatCCTCCAGTTTATCTTCGATTTCGGATTTAGTCCCAAagtaatttaattcatgaattGGGTTatcctattttataaaatcgtgCAATATTGGTCCTCTAGGCCACGATTAGACGTTGACCGATAGCCTATGAtgttgactgtcacgtgtcacattcttattggatgatgatTGTCATGCGTCATGTTCTGATTGGATGTCAActccatgaaaaataaaatggattgttgttttgttttttattgaccaatcagaacatgacgtgtgacagtcatcatccaataagaacgtgacacgTGACAATCAACATTATTTGCTAATGGTTAACGTCCAATTATGGTCCGGAGACTAACATTGcacgattttataaaataggaggacccaattcgtgaattaaattactgGGGGACCAAATTCGAAACTAGAGATAAACTAGGagaccaaaaatacaatttttcctctacaaaactcacccttaagattaaaaaattaaaaaaagttgctCATATGTTGAGGATAGCATGAAAGTCTGTAGAGCCTTTGTTGTAATTGATAACATTACCAGCGACTCTCTTGCAATCAAGCTCAAAGATAACATTGTGGATGCTAAGCTTCTATGTTCAGTTGATGGCTTCACTACTAAAATAAACGCTTTTTATGACGCGGTTTCAAAGTCGGTCGCAACACGACCGTCATTGTATTAGGGGCGGTGGCATTTtggtaaatattttacatattcaACGACGTTTTCGTTTGGCACCATTTTCGTATGCTAGACAggggcatttttgtaattatcagAAAATTGACTAAGATGGTGTATCCTAAACACCATTGTTGAAATCACTAAATACAAAGACGGGTTTGAATTTGCACCGTCGTGAACCATATGTTATAAAAGTTGTCTCGCGCTAGCTTCCTCGCTTGTTCTTTGTGAGTTTCTGATTGAACGAAAACTTTCCGCGCTAGCTTCCTCGCGAGGTTTTGCAGCACCTTGACACCTTCACACCAAAACTTCCCGCGCTACCTTCTTCGTGAGTGAGTTTCTGAGTGACCTTTATGAGCTTCTGAGAACCCAAAGGTAACATCAGCCTCGTTACACGAAGAGTTGGGTGTGGTGGTTTGAGATATTGTATTTTTGTTGCACTAATATTGTCCAATTTTGACTTTTCAGGAACTTCTAACTTCAGAAACTTCCTCCCTCAGTTCATAGGCTGGGTTAGGACCCTAGCTGGTTGTGTTTTGCGACAAGAAGATTTATCGCTTTCCAGGTTCGTGTCTTTAATGCCTAACGTTTTTTGTTTAATGAGATATAGGGTTTATTACTTGAATTcatgtttatattttgatttcgttgatttgtctttttcattttcatttatgtttGGAAGTACATATTACCTTTTAAGTGgtgatttttaactttaatgAATTTGTATTGTATTCTTTGATGGAATCTCCTTAATCATTATTTATGCAAACCTATCTTTGTTGAATGTGTGTCTAAGAAGTGAAATTGGCAGGACTTGAAATTCCTAGGTTTTTTCTCCTTTGTTCTTTTTGACAGTAGCATACATATTCCACAATTGTGGTTTCTCTGTATTTGGGATGATTTTCTTCTGATAATAAATCTTTTATAGGTCCATAGAGTTTCGGTGATGATTTAAAACCTACAATGAAAAAGCATGCAATAGATAATATTCTTGGACCTATGAGATTTGCCAGCACTCTCTATGTTCTACGCTCTTGAATCTGTCATTTGTTATCAGCTGCagttcaagaaagaaaaaaaataattagccaGATTCACTAAATTCATTTTACATATCATAGGAACTGATAAATTAGTCTAATGTAGTATCAGGTTTTCTGCAAAGTTGTAATATTgtttaataatatcaatttaaaaatatgatgcTCTTAATAGTCTATTGAACCTATAGGATGAAATACATATTAAGCATCAAGAGCCATACTTTTCATGCAAAGTGGAGACACAATTTATAGCCTACTATGCTACTAGTAGGTTAAATCTTATTCAGGAATCATGATGCAAACCCCCAAAATAATgattggtttaatagtaatgatttaattaacaaaaaccatggtaatttttttttcttctttttctttttcatttctttctcttttcaccaaaacaaggtttagaaggaaaatcctcactatagaatcctgaatggccagttcacaactctattcggagtcatttctttcttaccgctcataatctctaaactattttgctttttcaaaaaggaagaatgtaccagccattactttaggtcgtcacgtgaaaataaaagaataaaatacggtcgataaattcttttacaaataaagttgctaatgctttcttttcaaataacaagatcgatcataaatgcattcatcatttaaagctgttcaaaatatgggagttttacaaaatatatagtgtcatccagagcaaaggtgtccatagtggtggcttcagccacatgtatacaattatcaaattcttatacatcaggtctacccatacaaaaacaaaagagtaaacctaacagtcaatcctagatacacccaccctcaaaaatatataaaactaatccatggaactgtccactatgttgaagagcctccgctgatcgccatctcccccgggccactatcctccatAGAGTCtacctcagatgccgacatgacttcctcgggagaatccacctcaagaagtggatcctcatcaccctctagaaagtcaagggcatccatgGCAGGCTCaagaggtagctcctccagatcctcctcggggtcttcctcggatgacgtcacctcgatcacttggactggctccactagacgatatggtgtaggcgtgggtagtatccactccaccgtgtGCTGAAGCGTTCGTgtaggttcatctggatgcaccaaagaagtagccgtgaatcgaatggtgccccgaaatcggcacctcgtattgccttcgagggtctcccaagctccttctaggcactccatctctactcgatcacggattagctgcgccgccatcacaatctacaaggaagaaaagaaagggatagactctttcacaagaatctaactgtgCCGCCGCACAATACgtttcataaccactacatgcaattaaaggagtgtcttaaggcttttcatctctggtaatcgattacacagccttggtaatcgattaccagaggctaaacttgacttacacagcctcaggacatgaaatatgcaaaaatgcactgtgtaatcgattacacatacctggtaatcgattaccagtgacccatccctctgtgtaatcgattacacaggctggtaatcgattaccagagggctCCACAATGTTCCAGTCccctttctaagcctggtaatcgattacactcccttggtaatcgattaccagaagccctcatggcttcctgacctcgttttcaagcttggtaatcgattacaccccgtggtaatcgattaccagagaccatcttagcctcctgtcttcaattttaagccttgtaatcgattacccatccttggtaattgattaccagagaccatatctcacatatcaatcaagtttcacagctggctacccaccacaagcctccttgctttgtggtctttgttccttttatctgttgactgccaggagctcgcctgtttaggtacatcacaggttctcactgaccaactatgcccgggttgggtcgggattggtcaagcttggttttggacaatagcaccccacctgacgtccccaaggtctcctgacccccgcgacatatctccaggtaccactctgtggtcaacaataaaagcaggaagtttcacccttcaacacttcctcatctcaagcttgtaggattatggggtacccatcacatgtggtactaggtggcggtcgggcgatggtgcacaacaagttttccacatccacaaagcgcgcataaacccaccatcccctgttacccacctccaactgagctcacgtactcccacgtagcccatatcctcgtttctctcaacaccgggtccccatcaatcctcccaagcttccacaacatccaagcaaaacaacattcaaacagcacaagctatcacagccaagcaaaatagagcaaaggcagaaaactctgccaaaacaccaaccaaatcacaacttttctcacttaaagaccccagtaacaattccctCGTTCTggttcattaaccgttggatcgactcgaaaattttactggaagtcttgagtacataagcctacattatgaccgttgggatctactagcaaacatctagaactcattctgtactactcttcccacagccaaccacacacaagcatttttctgcacaagccaaaatcctgctgcacctattttgacagcaaaattctgcataagtgcagatttcgaaaatcacactttccctcatccaatcttgcccaaatcaattcctacaagtcccaaatcatgtatcaatcatgtctaaaccaaagtcaagctttaaagcacagcaacacagaatctaggtgtccaacacccttccattcaatgggttttcaaggtttgaaaagtgaaatttagaatgaggtaaatttgaagcaaactctcacctcacaccagtccataacatctatttagacttgttcaaattggatttacacctaaaatctcaccgaatcaaaatttgactcttcaacacccaaatttgccctagaaatggctctttgttcactttggtcatttgtttttctctctagcacagtccaagctttctcataagtcctaaatgacatttcaagctaggattaactcactttaacctccatttaccacagaattcagacttaaccttccaactctcaaagcctcactcttttccactcataacatcacattctcactttctaaccctaggttaactctaccattcatctctaacagttttccataagcaatttcagcatataaacatcacaaacatcatcacaaaaaccctaaaacagaatgggtatgtctaactcatccaaacatggcaatttcaacaagctttcaacaaatgtcttcacaaataatcatcacacagcagaaacctagcaagactacccatcatatctccccaaaccccatacccacgaaaattaaaggagaaagaagtccacccaaacctgaattttcgaagtcccactcgtagccacgcacttcatgaccccgaaaatgccctcctttcgcgatttggggcagaaatgatggccaaaggttgaagctttgcttggagcttcaatggagaatgaagaagaagaaaatggcaacgtgagggagagagagagttgtCTGAAAAGTGTgggggctgagtgaagagagagaaaagctctttggtttttaaataaaagggttttctctttttctattattttatttaagcaatgccacatgtctccatttgagtggagcaaaaagggcccactttcccttttgactgtgacccatactcagccacaaaagtgagaaaaacctgacctttgaaacgctaaaattcTACCTCGGTTTGCAtgtcgtttctctggttccagtttctcgcgtttctctgcgtccgtcggggccagtttccGAAAGCAagcaaaatatatatcaaaacgctcagaatagaaccccgagcgtggttcagaggttggtttcgttaaattttaagttgcacgcaaaacgatgatttttagactaattacttaagaattaacccataacctcccagttatggatttctcttccttaattagcctaacccgcgtatcttgtccccactactcctatttctaccaagaacatatatatgcatatacactgaataatacttatatatatatataatcattcaaaatacatcgtttccgaaaactccgggtagaaatttctagGATGTTACATTATGCATATTAATTTCATACAAGTATAAACTTATAAagcaaaatgagtttaattttcatgaatTGTCCTATAAATTATCTTAgaaatgacttttaaaataattactagaAAATATTACTACCATCATATCATATATGGCAATCCAAGTTTTGATTACTGTATAAAAAACTTGACAATGTCAATACATATTAAGTTTGCTAACTATACATTGACCTAATTAAGTGACATAAGATTCAATGTAGTATACATAAAGCTTACCTGCATATTACTGGCAAGTTTCAGGTTTGGGAGGATTAGGAGCCAAGTAACACAAAAAAGTGTCCCTCCAATTGAGTGTTGGTGAACTATAGAGATCATAATTGCTATTATACACAAAAGGTCTCATTTGATCCCGGTTATATAACTCTCTTTTCACCTTATTATCTTGTTCATAAATCCTTTGCACCCCATCTTTCAAGTCCTCTAGAAACGTGACAGGGATGCCACGGTTCACAGCCTAAAAGAAACCCCATTTCTTATACGCTTCCCGTATTCTGCCAACAATCTCTTGGCGTGAACTCGATTCTTTGCCAACTTCTGAAAGGTCTATGACAGTGTTCTATGTTGCCTAAAGTTGAGGCCTTCACAAACTCATCAATGTTGGGATCTTTGTGACCCTTTCATCAACAAGGCCTTTAACACCAACTTTTTAGTCATCAAATGCTTTAAGCTCACGCAGCCTATCAGGGTTGAGCTCCACAGTGCCTGCAATTTCATATGTAATAGACACCTCCATGTTTCTTACTTCTGGTCCCGGTGGAATTTAGGGTCTACATTCTAAAACCTTACCTTGGAcagttttagtctttttttctaTATAGTGTTTGCTAATCATAGACAATGTTTAGGTGTTATTTCAAGAGAGACACACTCACACATTTACTTTGGGGGTTCAATAGTAGATTTGTACAACTTCAAtgtattgataaatatgaaataactTCATATCTATACAAATAAATCAGaacatgaaaattaaagaagaaagtgatattGTACGTGCATATGCGTCATATTTAGAACAGGGAATAACTTAAATTTCAATACATTTAATTGCTTTACGGAAGAAGGGGGATgtgaataataattaagaaagaaaacatgTAGCCTAATTGGAAGGACAATGGTTCTAGGTGATTTGAGAAAGGAACATATGCATCTAGTTGTATAATATTCATTGCCTTGTACATATCCCATCTAAGGATGGGTCATAAGTTGCCACAACAAAGATAAGAAGCGGTGCACACAGAGGAGGAATCACAAGAAAAGGATAGTCATTTATAGTGATCACAAGAGAATATAAGTGAGGAATATAAAAGATGGTtatatatgaattatgaaattttaattttcttaaaaggaAAATATCAGATGAAAATATGTGTGgatataagtatttttataaatttaaataatataagagatgtgtgaagataaaaatattttaatatatattaacattaataattattatatataatatttattgacaTATACTAACACactttattaaaatttagataaaagtatcattaatatattaaaaacctCACTGCAAGGGcctcattaatatatttatttgatcttcatgttagacattgtatagacgacatgcatgtggagaaaaatatttgtgatagTTTAATTGGTTGAAATTGATGGTTTGAAGTCTCGTCAAGACTTGGTCGAAATGGGTATACAAGAGCAGTTGCATCCCATCTCACAAGGTTCCCGAACGTATCTACCCCCAGCATGTCACACAATGTCAACAAATGAGAAGAGGAGTTTTTGTCGTTGTTTGCGCATGCTGaaagttccacaaggatactcttcaaatatcaagagccttgtgTCCGTCAAGGATTTGAAATTGGTTGGCTTGAAATCCCATGATTGTCATGTACTAATGCAATAACTATTACCTGTAGCGATTTGGGAAATCTTGCCTGACAAAGTTCGGGTTGCCATAACATGTATGTGCTTTGTTTTtaatgctatatgtagcaaagtcattgacccAACAAAATTAGATGAATTGGAGAACGAGGCTGCCATTGTCCTTTGTCAATTTGAAATGTATTTCcctccatcattttttgacatacTGGTCCATTTAGTCGTTCATCTAGTAAGGGAGATCCGACTGTGTGGTCCTGTTTTCTTATGGTGGATGTATCCAATTGAGCGTTACATGAAACtgttaaaagggtatacaaagaatcaacaCCAACCAGAAGCTTCAATTGTCGAAAGGTATGTTGTTGAAGAGTGTATAGAGTTTTGCTCCCAGTACATTGAAGGTGGTAAAGCGGTGGGCCTTCCTGAAACTCGTCATGGTCGAACACCGGGGGGTAGGGGTACACGAGGATTCAATGTTGTGACAATGACTTGGCACGAGGTCTCACAAGCACATCTGTATGTATTAAACAACACAGCCGAGGTCATTCCATACATAGatgctcacaaaaaaaaaatgactgaAATGAAcccaaaaatgaacatgatgaggattttgaaagagcataacaaTGTTTTCATTAATTGGTTCAGGGAAACAATATTTTCCAATGACGGTGCTTCAAAAACGTTAAGGTTGTTGGCTGTTGGTCCAAATCTTAATGTAGCGACTTGGAAAAGGTATGATATCAACAATTATTCCTTCTACACCAAGTCCGAAGATGACAAAAGCACAATGTAAAACAGTGGTGTGAGTGTTGATGCCAACCCCGATCACTTTTCTAGGGCATCAGACAACAATCCGATTTGAGCAAccatgccttactttggagtaattcaagaaatttgggagcttgacTATACTGAATTTAGACCAGTTGTTTTTAAGTGTTAGTGGGTGAATGCCAATACCGGTGTCCGTCAAGACGAATTTGGATTTACCTTAGTAGACCTAAATAAGGTGGCTTATGTGGATGAACCTTTCATTATGGCACAACAAGTAAGATAAGTGTTTTACGTCCATGATCCTTGCGATTCAAGATATTCAGTGGTTCTATAAGACAGGCAAAGCGGTTTAAATGACTGACTCGATGATTGCACAGTTGACATTTGTGAAACACCACCTTTTTCCACCAAAATGCCTTCTATCAATGACTCAAAGTGCATGGATGACGTGCAtgcaaatcgtaat is a window from the Glycine max cultivar Williams 82 chromosome 2, Glycine_max_v4.0, whole genome shotgun sequence genome containing:
- the LOC100808904 gene encoding uncharacterized protein LOC100808904 — encoded protein: MGRLPRHHPQTRPTPTRFPPQIRFLLRPLQAQGPFSNFSKLGTVCLCNNCVLCWGQDYYKILEVDYDATDDAIRSNYIRLALKWHPDKHKDQNSATSRFQDINEAYQVLSDPVKRREYDINGMRYEYDYNIIDYLNRYKGLILTCNGLGIKHSIW
- the LOC100808904 gene encoding uncharacterized protein isoform X1; translated protein: MMWEWDDYQDTIPKHDLPQPDSHLKFDFFSALSRPKDYYKILEVDYDATDDAIRSNYIRLALKWHPDKHKDQNSATSRFQDINEAYQVLSDPVKRREYDINGMRYEYDYNIIDYLNRYKGLILTCNGLGIKHSIW